The Ranitomeya imitator isolate aRanImi1 chromosome 3, aRanImi1.pri, whole genome shotgun sequence genome has a window encoding:
- the LOC138671858 gene encoding olfactory receptor 52D1-like, with translation MDNTSSHIPSTFFLIGIPGLEDGRLWTSIIFCVLYILAILGNSSITYIICIDKSLHGPMYIFLAMLAVNDLALPSSTVPKMLEIFWRNDSRIDASACLIQMFFVHFLSVVESGILIAMAYDRYIAICSPLRYSSTLTYTALKRIVASILVRAFIFVLPIPIMVGWLCYCGKDVVLHSYCEHMAVVEIRCGDTQLAYLYGFIVALFLASLDVLLIVLSYVMILRAVYKMPSQDARQKTTETCSTHVCVIIIIYSSAFFSFVTYTFGKSDVIRTAHIFLANTYILFPAFCNPIIYGVRTQPIREHFLKIMCQNKQKKNKQ, from the coding sequence ATGGACAACACCAGCTCCCACATCCCATCCACATTCTTCCTCATCGGAATCCCTGGTCTAGAAGATGGACGTTTATGGACATCTATCATCTTCTGTGTCCTCTACATCTTGGCCATTCTTGGAAACTCCTCCATAACCTACATAATCTGCATTGATAAGAGCCTCCATGGACCAATGTACATCTTCCTGGCCATGCTGGCCGTCAATGACCTAGCCTTGCCCAGCTCCACTGTGCCAAAGATGCTGGAAATCTTCTGGAGGAACGATAGCCGCATTGATGCTTCTGCTTGTCTCATCCAGATGTTTTTTGTCCATTTTCTATCAGTGGTGGAGTCGGGAATCTTAATCGCCATGGCTTATGACCGGTACATTGCCATCTGTTCCCCGCTCAGATACTCGTCCACCCTCACTTATACTGCTCTGAAGAGAATTGTCGCTTCTATTCTGGTCAGAGCATTCATCTTTGTCTTGCCCATTCCCATCATGGTTGGCTGGTTGTGCTATTGCGGAAAAGACGTAGTGTTGCACTCGTACTGTGAGCACATGGCCGTGGTGGAAATCAGGTGCGGTGATACACAACTGGCATATCTTTATGGCTTCATAGTAGCACTGTTCCTCGCCAGTTTGGACGTACTACTTATTGTTTTGTCCTATGTAATGATCTTAAGAGCCGTATACAAGATGCCCTCACAAGACGCTCGGCAGAAGACGACTGAAACTTGTAGCACCCACGTCTGTGTGATTATCATTATCTATTCCTCAGCTTTTTTCTCTTTTGTGACATACACATTTGGGAAAAGTGATGTTATCCGTACTGCTCATATCTTCCTGGCCAATACTTACATCTTATTTCCAGCTTTCTGTAACCCAATCATCTACGGAGTGAGGACCCAGCCAATCCGAGAGCACTTCCTAAAGATTATgtgccaaaacaaacaaaaaaaaaacaagcaataa